The proteins below come from a single Deltaproteobacteria bacterium genomic window:
- a CDS encoding peptidase S58 family protein: LTLADTEDIMIRDHAEQKNLFSGNTTIGVVATNARLTKAQAAKLASMAQNGYARSLRPAHTMFDGDTIFALATGGVDADLNVVGLLAARMMERAVIAAITTATGLCGVRSRTDLGLE, translated from the coding sequence CTGACCCTGGCCGACACCGAGGACATCATGATCCGCGACCATGCCGAACAAAAGAACCTCTTCAGCGGCAACACGACCATCGGCGTGGTCGCGACCAACGCGCGCCTGACCAAGGCCCAGGCCGCGAAACTGGCCTCCATGGCCCAGAACGGCTACGCCCGCAGCCTGCGCCCGGCCCACACCATGTTTGATGGCGACACCATCTTCGCCCTGGCCACGGGCGGCGTGGACGCGGATCTGAACGTGGTCGGCCTGCTGGCCGCGCGGATGATGGAACGGGCCGTGATCGCGGCCATCACCACGGCCACGGGGCTGTGCGGCGTGCGGAGCCGGACGGATTTGGGGTTGGAATAG
- a CDS encoding nitroreductase, which produces MKYPSVYVPDFSQRDPNPGVDDVFPKRWSPRSFVKTPIAAEDLAVVFDAARWAPSAYNEQPWRIITSTDATFDTFLNLLVEANQKWAKNASVIGFIVAKKTFTHNGQPNDWAVFDCGSAWMSLTLQARKLGLYTHGMAGIKKDAIHETFGIDKAEFEVVAGFTVGVLDVRESLGKPYVDWEGPSPRKPLDEIWKQGAW; this is translated from the coding sequence GATTTCAGTCAGCGCGATCCCAATCCCGGCGTCGATGATGTCTTTCCGAAGCGTTGGTCGCCGCGTTCCTTTGTCAAAACGCCCATCGCGGCCGAGGACCTGGCCGTGGTTTTCGATGCGGCCCGATGGGCTCCGTCGGCCTACAACGAACAGCCGTGGCGGATCATCACCTCCACGGACGCCACCTTTGACACCTTTCTGAATCTCCTGGTGGAAGCCAATCAGAAATGGGCCAAGAACGCCTCGGTCATCGGGTTCATCGTGGCCAAGAAAACCTTCACCCACAACGGCCAGCCCAATGATTGGGCCGTGTTCGACTGCGGCTCGGCCTGGATGTCCCTGACCCTGCAAGCCCGCAAGCTCGGCCTGTACACCCACGGCATGGCCGGCATCAAAAAGGACGCCATCCACGAAACCTTCGGCATCGACAAAGCCGAGTTCGAAGTCGTGGCCGGCTTCACCGTCGGCGTCCTCGACGTCAGGGAAAGCCTGGGCAAACCCTACGTCGACTGGGAAGGCCCCTCCCCCCGCAAGCCCCTGGACGAGATCTGGAAACAGGGCGCGTGGTAA